A part of Rhodamnia argentea isolate NSW1041297 chromosome 8, ASM2092103v1, whole genome shotgun sequence genomic DNA contains:
- the LOC115745328 gene encoding protein PIN-LIKES 2-like: MNSGSHDVLNAVLPLLKLLTIALIGLLLAHPRFKIAPKSTFRLLSKLVFALFLPCLIFTHLGPCTSYKSIVRWWFIPVNIVVSTAIGCVLGFVVALICRPPPEFFRFTVIMTAFGNTGNLPLAVVSSVCHNVENPFGPECYGPAVAYVSFSQWVSVLLVYTLVYHMMEPPLEFYEVVGHDEVEIQEITEEDLDRPLINGDALTSELSRPLLVEAEWPGIEDKETEHCKTPFIARLFNSISGFSHTTLPESDMSEVGGESSPKSVRCLAEPKVIRKIRIVAEKTPIHHILQPAIIASILAIFVGMIPMLKDLCFGDNPVLGFLTDSLDIMAGAMVPSAMLVLGGMLAEGPNESRLGLRTTIGIMVARLLVLPLLGIGVVLLADRWGLLMAGEELYKFVLLLQYTTPSAILLGAIASLRGYAVSEASALLFWQHVFALISLSVYLTVYFKWLLSSS; this comes from the coding sequence ATGAATTCTGGGTCGCACGACGTGCTCAATGCGGTGCTGCCATTGTTGAAGCTCCTCACCATAGCCCTGATCGGTCTCCTCCTCGCTCACCCGAGATTCAAAATCGCCCCGAAGTCCACCTTCAGGCTGCTCAGCAAGCTCGTGTTCGCTCTGTTCTTGCCCTGCTTGATCTTCACCCACCTCGGCCCCTGCACTTCGTACAAGAGCATCGTCCGGTGGTGGTTCATTCCCGTGAACATCGTGGTGAGCACCGCCATCGGGTGCGTCCTGGGGTTCGTGGTCGCGCTGATATGCCGGCCGCCACCCGAGTTCTTCCGATTCACTGTGATCATGACAGCGTTCGGGAACACGGGCAACCTTCCTCTCGCGGTCGTTTCGTCAGTCTGCCACAATGTGGAGAACCCGTTCGGTCCGGAATGCTACGGCCCCGCTGTGGCCTACGTCTCTTTCTCGCAGTGGGTGTCGGTCTTGTTGGTCTATACCCTCGTGTACCACATGATGGAGCCACCGCTGGAGTTCTACGAGGTCGTCGGCCATGATGAAGTCGAGATCCAGGAAATAACTGAAGAAGATTTGGATAGACCGTTAATCAATGGGGACGCGCTCACGAGTGAACTAAGCAGGCCTCTCCTAGTCGAAGCCGAATGGCCTGGAATTGAAGATAAAGAGACCGAGCATTGCAAGACACCCTTCATTGCAAGGCTCTTCAATAGCATATCGGGCTTTTCGCACACCACACTTCCGGAATCCGATATGTCAGAGGTCGGTGGCGAAAGCAGCCCAAAGTCGGTGAGGTGCTTAGCTGAGCCGAAGGTGATTAGGAAGATCAGAATCGTCGCCGAGAAGACCCCGATTCACCACATCCTTCAACCCGCAATCATAGCATCTATATTAGCTATATTTGTAGGGATGATTCCTATGCTCAAGGACTTATGCTTCGGAGACAACCCAGTGCTTGGCTTCCTCACAGACAGTTTGGACATCATGGCAGGCGCGATGGTGCCCTCGGCGATGCTTGTCCTCGGGGGAATGCTCGCCGAGGGCCCCAATGAGTCAAGGCTTGGCCTCCGCACCACGATTGGGATCATGGTGGCCCGGCTGTTGGTGCTTCCCCTGCTGGGCATTGGTGTAGTACTCTTGGCCGATAGATGGGGCTTGTTGATGGCTGGGGAGGAGCTGTACAAGTTCGTGCTCCTGCTGCAGTACACGACGCCGAGCGCCATCTTGCTCGGGGCGATTGCGAGCCTGAGGGGCTATGCCGTGAGCGAGGCCTCGGCACTTCTCTTCTGGCAGCATGTGTTTGCTTTGATCTCTCTGTCCGTGTACCTGACTGTCTACTTCAAGTGGCTTCTGTCTTCCAGTTGA